One Aquamicrobium sp. genomic region harbors:
- a CDS encoding ubiquinol-cytochrome C chaperone family protein — protein sequence MFKSILSFGKRSNQPVVDALYEAIVASARQPHFYSQWGVPDTPLGRFEMLSLHMFLFLERARASGTVLGALAQEVTDEFFKDIDHSLRELGINDVSMPKRMKKLARMFYGRAEAYRAALAEGDAAALAAALARNIRPDEPGWADAPLLAAYVGHASAALADQDDAALLAGRIAFADAAGVEAKP from the coding sequence ATGTTCAAGTCGATCCTGAGCTTCGGCAAGCGGTCCAACCAGCCGGTTGTCGATGCTCTCTATGAGGCAATCGTGGCATCCGCGCGGCAGCCGCATTTCTATTCGCAATGGGGCGTGCCCGATACGCCGCTCGGCCGCTTCGAGATGCTGTCGCTGCACATGTTCCTGTTTCTCGAACGCGCCCGCGCCAGCGGCACGGTCCTCGGCGCCTTGGCGCAGGAGGTGACGGACGAGTTCTTCAAGGACATCGACCATTCCCTGCGCGAGCTCGGCATCAACGACGTCAGCATGCCGAAGCGGATGAAGAAGCTGGCACGCATGTTCTACGGCCGGGCCGAGGCCTACCGCGCGGCGCTGGCGGAAGGCGACGCAGCCGCGCTGGCGGCCGCCCTTGCGCGCAACATCCGCCCCGACGAGCCCGGCTGGGCCGATGCGCCGCTGCTGGCCGCCTATGTCGGGCACGCCTCGGCCGCGCTGGCGGATCAGGACGATGCGGCGCTGCTGGCCGGCCGCATCGCCTTCGCCGACGCCGCCGGCGTGGAGGCGAAGCCATGA
- a CDS encoding DUF177 domain-containing protein, with product MTTPDAGPAAKASAISYPVHVARLPKNGMEVMIEADEAQRAALAAAHGLLGVGRLVALLHVTGWKQGGVRVTGTVEADIVQACIVTLDPVDARIDEQVAATFLPEGSRLAVPVYSAEGEILLDAEGEDAPELFSGDTVDVGQLAEEFFALGIDPYPRKPGAVLPGGGEGGEKRGPLHDKLAELKKKL from the coding sequence ATGACGACCCCGGACGCCGGCCCTGCCGCGAAGGCAAGCGCGATCTCCTATCCCGTCCATGTCGCGCGCCTGCCGAAGAACGGCATGGAGGTCATGATCGAGGCCGACGAGGCGCAGCGCGCCGCCCTTGCCGCCGCGCACGGCCTGCTCGGCGTCGGAAGGCTCGTCGCGCTCCTCCACGTCACGGGCTGGAAGCAGGGCGGGGTGCGCGTGACGGGCACCGTCGAGGCCGACATCGTCCAGGCATGCATCGTCACCCTAGATCCCGTCGACGCCCGGATCGACGAGCAGGTGGCGGCGACGTTCCTGCCGGAAGGCTCGCGCCTTGCCGTGCCGGTCTATTCCGCCGAGGGCGAGATCCTGCTCGACGCCGAGGGCGAGGACGCGCCCGAGCTGTTTTCCGGCGATACGGTCGATGTCGGGCAACTGGCCGAGGAATTCTTCGCGCTGGGGATCGACCCCTATCCGCGCAAGCCCGGAGCCGTTCTTCCCGGCGGCGGCGAAGGCGGGGAAAAGCGCGGGCCGCTTCACGACAAGCTGGCGGAACTGAAAAAGAAGCTCTGA
- the plsX gene encoding phosphate acyltransferase PlsX, with translation MIRIAIDAMGGDHGPEITIAGLDMVAERRPDVRFVVFGREERVRPVLEKFPRVAGASQFVHCDVAVRMDDKPSQALRQGRWKSSMWKAIEAVKSGDADVCVSAGNTGALMAMSKFCLRTTASIERPAIAAIWPTVRGESIVLDVGATIGADAHQLIDFAILGSAMARAIFGIERPSVGLLNVGVEEIKGQEEVKEAGRLLREAELKSMDYRGFVEGDDIGRGSVDVVVTEGFAGNIALKTAEGTARQIGEYLRAAMSSSLMTRLGYVLARDAFNTLREKMDVRRANGGVFLGLNGIVVKSHGGADPEGFAAAVELGYDMARSRLMDGIRKELDAFHGGRPGKRVANGDDAAEEERGQA, from the coding sequence TTGATACGCATCGCCATCGACGCAATGGGTGGAGACCACGGACCGGAGATCACCATCGCCGGCCTCGACATGGTCGCCGAGCGCCGCCCCGACGTGCGTTTCGTCGTCTTCGGCCGCGAGGAGCGCGTGCGCCCCGTGCTGGAAAAATTCCCGCGCGTCGCCGGCGCCTCGCAGTTCGTCCATTGCGACGTCGCCGTGCGCATGGACGACAAGCCGAGCCAGGCCCTGCGCCAGGGGCGCTGGAAATCGTCGATGTGGAAGGCGATCGAGGCGGTCAAGTCCGGCGATGCCGATGTCTGCGTCTCGGCCGGCAACACCGGCGCGCTGATGGCGATGTCGAAATTCTGCCTGCGCACCACGGCCTCCATCGAGCGGCCGGCCATCGCCGCCATCTGGCCGACGGTGCGCGGTGAGAGCATCGTGCTCGACGTCGGCGCGACCATCGGCGCCGACGCCCACCAGCTGATCGACTTCGCCATTCTCGGCTCGGCCATGGCACGCGCCATCTTCGGCATCGAGCGCCCCTCGGTCGGGCTGCTCAATGTCGGCGTCGAGGAGATCAAGGGCCAGGAAGAGGTCAAGGAGGCCGGCCGGCTGCTGCGCGAGGCGGAGCTGAAGTCGATGGACTATCGCGGCTTCGTCGAGGGCGACGACATCGGCCGCGGCTCGGTCGACGTCGTGGTCACGGAAGGCTTCGCCGGCAACATCGCGCTGAAGACCGCCGAAGGCACGGCGAGGCAGATCGGCGAATATCTGCGCGCCGCGATGAGCAGTAGCCTGATGACACGCCTCGGCTACGTGCTGGCGCGCGACGCGTTCAACACCCTGCGCGAGAAGATGGACGTGCGCCGGGCCAATGGTGGCGTCTTCCTCGGCCTGAACGGCATCGTCGTCAAGAGCCATGGCGGCGCGGACCCGGAAGGCTTCGCCGCCGCCGTCGAGCTGGGCTACGACATGGCCCGCAGTCGCCTGATGGACGGCATCCGCAAGGAGCTCGACGCGTTCCACGGCGGCAGGCCCGGCAAGCGCGTCGCGAACGGCGACGACGCGGCCGAGGAAGAGCGGGGTCAGGCGTGA
- a CDS encoding beta-ketoacyl-ACP synthase III, with translation MIRSIVRGVGTALPRRIMKNAEFETLVDTTDEWIVQRTGIRQRHVAAEDETTASLGEAAARAALANAGLTPADIDMIVLATSTPNNTFPATAVEIQERLGMRHGFAFDMQAVCSGFVYAVTAADSHIRSGLARRVLVIGAETFSRILDWSDRTTCVLFGDGAGAMILEGVESPGLLTDRGILAASLRSDGSHRDKLYVDGGPSTTQTVGHLRMEGREVFKHAVGMITDVVEDALARGGITAQDLDWFVPHQANKRIIDASARKLGIPEEKVVVTVHLHGNTSAASVPLALGAAVADGRIRQGDLVLLEAMGGGFTWGAVLLRW, from the coding sequence ATGATACGTTCAATCGTGCGCGGTGTGGGCACCGCCCTGCCGCGCCGCATCATGAAGAATGCGGAGTTCGAAACCCTCGTCGACACCACCGACGAGTGGATCGTCCAGCGCACCGGCATCCGCCAGCGCCACGTCGCGGCCGAGGACGAGACGACCGCCTCGCTGGGTGAGGCGGCGGCGCGCGCGGCGCTGGCGAATGCCGGGCTGACGCCGGCCGATATCGACATGATCGTGCTGGCGACCTCGACGCCCAACAACACCTTTCCCGCCACCGCCGTCGAGATCCAGGAACGGCTGGGCATGCGCCACGGCTTCGCCTTCGACATGCAGGCCGTGTGCTCGGGCTTCGTCTATGCGGTGACGGCGGCGGATTCGCATATCAGGTCCGGCCTCGCGCGGCGCGTGCTGGTCATCGGCGCCGAGACCTTCTCGCGCATCCTCGACTGGAGCGACCGCACGACTTGCGTCCTGTTCGGCGACGGGGCGGGCGCGATGATCCTCGAGGGCGTCGAGAGCCCCGGCCTGCTGACCGACAGGGGCATCCTCGCCGCCAGCCTGCGCTCCGACGGCAGCCACCGCGACAAGCTATATGTCGACGGCGGCCCGTCGACGACGCAGACCGTCGGCCACCTGCGCATGGAAGGCCGCGAGGTGTTCAAGCACGCGGTCGGCATGATCACCGACGTGGTCGAGGACGCGCTGGCGCGGGGCGGGATCACGGCGCAGGACCTCGACTGGTTCGTGCCGCATCAGGCCAACAAGCGCATCATCGACGCCTCGGCGAGGAAGCTCGGCATCCCCGAGGAGAAGGTCGTCGTCACCGTCCATCTGCACGGCAACACCTCCGCCGCCTCGGTGCCGCTGGCGCTCGGCGCGGCCGTCGCCGACGGCCGCATCAGGCAGGGCGACCTCGTGCTGCTCGAGGCGATGGGCGGCGGCTTTACCTGGGGCGCGGTCCTGCTGCGCTGGTAA
- a CDS encoding integration host factor subunit alpha produces MGGKTLTRADLAEAVYRKVGLSRTESAQLVEMVLDEICEAIVRGETVKLSSFATFQVRDKNERVGRNPKTGEEVPILPRRVMTFKASNVLKQRILRSHQAIKSKVKK; encoded by the coding sequence ATGGGGGGAAAGACACTAACGCGCGCTGATCTGGCAGAAGCCGTCTATCGCAAGGTCGGCCTGTCGCGCACCGAGTCGGCCCAGCTCGTCGAGATGGTTCTCGATGAAATCTGCGAGGCTATCGTCCGCGGCGAGACCGTGAAGCTGTCGTCCTTCGCCACCTTTCAGGTCCGCGACAAGAACGAGCGGGTCGGCCGCAATCCCAAGACCGGCGAGGAAGTGCCCATCCTTCCGCGCCGCGTCATGACGTTCAAGGCGTCGAACGTCCTCAAGCAGCGCATCCTGCGCTCGCATCAGGCGATCAAGTCCAAGGTCAAGAAGTAG
- a CDS encoding MerR family transcriptional regulator: MDKSPDAFRTISEVAEQLDLPQHVLRFWETRFAQIKPLKRGGGRRYYRPQDVDLIKGIRHMLYDQGYTIKGVQKLLRDNGVQFLVAIGAGDLAAVEAIAQRRQAELEAEEALDHAPAAAPPRGGDDEMLVGQPRVRPGRRFFNLGKPEEAGPVQPGEGRLSRDNRALLQEALFDLLECKRLLDQVR, translated from the coding sequence ATGGACAAAAGCCCGGACGCCTTTCGCACCATCAGCGAGGTCGCCGAACAGCTCGACCTGCCGCAGCACGTGCTGCGCTTCTGGGAGACGCGCTTCGCCCAGATCAAGCCGCTGAAGCGCGGCGGCGGCCGACGCTACTATCGCCCGCAGGATGTCGACCTGATCAAGGGCATCCGCCACATGCTCTACGACCAGGGCTACACCATCAAGGGCGTGCAGAAGCTGCTGCGCGACAACGGGGTGCAGTTCCTCGTCGCCATCGGCGCCGGCGACCTCGCGGCCGTCGAGGCCATCGCCCAGCGCCGCCAGGCCGAGCTGGAGGCCGAGGAGGCGCTGGACCACGCGCCCGCCGCCGCCCCGCCGCGCGGCGGCGACGACGAGATGCTGGTCGGCCAGCCGCGCGTGCGGCCGGGCCGGCGGTTCTTCAATCTCGGCAAGCCGGAGGAGGCCGGCCCGGTGCAGCCCGGCGAAGGCCGCCTCTCGCGCGACAACCGGGCGCTGCTTCAGGAAGCCCTGTTCGATCTTCTGGAATGCAAGCGCCTGCTCGACCAGGTGCGCTGA
- a CDS encoding 2-keto-4-pentenoate hydratase: protein MRLKRVRRAGAALAFAASMAAGGVAYAECPADEAVARLAADILAAKPTPPPAVASTEDALCAQGKLVPLLAKDWGAPAGYKAGLTSEPAQKAFGASSPVRGVLYADMMLEDGASIPANWGALPRFEADMIVVVADAAINAATTPQEVLASLSAVHPFIELPDLVVDDPKALNADIITAINVGARKGVLGAAIPADQSEAFLASLAAMQVVVTDGDGQELARAPGAAILGHPLNAVLWLRDSGVEFKAGDLVSLGSFGPLLPPKPGLKATVTYEGLADSPTVSVGFE from the coding sequence ATGCGCTTGAAACGTGTTCGCAGGGCAGGGGCCGCGCTGGCCTTCGCTGCCTCGATGGCTGCCGGCGGTGTCGCCTATGCGGAGTGCCCGGCGGACGAGGCCGTCGCCCGCCTCGCCGCCGACATCCTCGCGGCGAAGCCCACCCCGCCGCCGGCCGTCGCCTCGACCGAGGACGCGCTGTGCGCGCAGGGCAAGCTGGTGCCGCTGCTGGCCAAGGACTGGGGCGCGCCCGCCGGCTACAAGGCTGGGCTGACCAGCGAGCCGGCGCAGAAGGCGTTCGGCGCCAGCTCCCCCGTGCGCGGCGTCCTTTATGCCGACATGATGCTGGAGGACGGGGCGAGCATTCCGGCCAACTGGGGCGCGCTGCCGCGCTTCGAGGCCGACATGATCGTCGTGGTGGCCGACGCCGCCATCAACGCGGCGACGACACCGCAGGAGGTGCTCGCCAGCCTCTCCGCCGTGCATCCGTTCATCGAGCTGCCTGACCTCGTCGTCGACGATCCCAAGGCGCTCAATGCCGACATCATCACCGCCATCAATGTCGGCGCGCGCAAGGGCGTTCTCGGCGCGGCGATCCCGGCCGACCAGAGCGAGGCGTTCCTGGCGTCGCTGGCGGCGATGCAGGTCGTCGTCACCGATGGCGACGGGCAGGAGCTGGCGCGCGCGCCGGGCGCGGCCATCCTCGGCCATCCGCTCAACGCCGTGCTGTGGCTGCGCGACAGCGGCGTCGAATTCAAGGCCGGCGATCTCGTCAGCCTCGGCTCCTTCGGTCCGCTGCTGCCGCCCAAGCCCGGCCTGAAGGCGACCGTCACCTATGAAGGCCTCGCCGACAGCCCGACGGTCAGCGTCGGCTTCGAATAG
- a CDS encoding F0F1 ATP synthase subunit B, whose product MDATFWAFVGLVLFIAIVVYLGAPRAIGKSLDSRAERIRNDLDEARRLRDEAQQLLAEYQRKRKEAEQEAGDIVAAAKREADALVAEAKQKTEDYVARRTTLAEQKIAQAERDAVAEVRGRAVDIAVEAAGRLLAGKVKAGADATLFKSALSEVKTKLN is encoded by the coding sequence ATGGACGCTACATTCTGGGCCTTTGTCGGCCTTGTCCTCTTCATCGCCATCGTCGTCTATCTCGGCGCCCCGCGCGCGATCGGCAAGTCGCTCGACTCCAGGGCCGAGCGCATCCGCAACGACCTCGACGAGGCGCGCCGCCTGCGCGACGAGGCCCAGCAGCTGCTGGCCGAGTATCAGCGCAAGCGCAAGGAAGCCGAGCAGGAGGCGGGCGACATCGTTGCCGCCGCCAAGCGCGAGGCCGATGCGCTGGTGGCCGAGGCCAAGCAGAAGACCGAGGACTACGTCGCGCGCCGCACGACGCTGGCCGAGCAGAAGATCGCCCAGGCCGAGCGTGACGCCGTGGCGGAAGTTCGCGGCCGGGCCGTCGACATCGCCGTCGAGGCCGCCGGCAGGCTTCTCGCCGGCAAGGTCAAGGCCGGCGCCGACGCCACCCTGTTCAAGTCGGCGCTGTCCGAGGTCAAGACCAAGCTCAACTGA
- a CDS encoding F0F1 ATP synthase subunit B gives MFTAPAYAQETEAGPDAEAQDAPETHSEVGVEHDAGGNFPPFDSSTFPSQLLWLAITFGLFYLFLKKVVLPRIGGILEVRSDRIAQDLGEAARLKDEADAAFAAYEQELADARAKANAIGQDARDGAKAKAEAERKKVEASLETKLAEAEARIALIKDAAMRDVGQIAEETAGSIVRELIGSDVDKAAVSAAVKAARG, from the coding sequence ATGTTCACGGCGCCTGCATATGCGCAGGAGACGGAAGCGGGACCGGATGCCGAGGCGCAGGACGCGCCGGAGACGCACTCCGAGGTCGGCGTCGAGCACGATGCCGGCGGCAATTTTCCGCCTTTCGATTCCTCGACTTTTCCCTCGCAGCTCCTGTGGCTGGCGATCACCTTCGGTCTTTTCTACCTTTTCCTGAAGAAGGTGGTCCTGCCGCGCATCGGCGGGATTCTCGAGGTGCGCAGCGACCGCATCGCCCAGGATCTGGGCGAGGCCGCACGCCTGAAGGACGAGGCGGACGCGGCGTTCGCCGCCTATGAGCAGGAACTGGCCGACGCGCGCGCCAAGGCCAACGCCATCGGCCAGGACGCCCGTGACGGCGCCAAGGCCAAGGCCGAGGCCGAGCGCAAGAAGGTCGAGGCCTCGCTCGAAACCAAGCTCGCCGAGGCCGAGGCCCGTATCGCGCTCATCAAGGACGCCGCCATGCGCGACGTCGGGCAGATCGCCGAGGAAACCGCGGGCTCGATCGTGCGCGAGCTCATCGGCTCGGACGTCGACAAGGCTGCCGTCTCGGCAGCCGTCAAGGCGGCAAGGGGGTAG
- a CDS encoding F0F1 ATP synthase subunit C — translation MEAEAAKFIGAGIATLGMGGAGIGLGHIFGNYLAGALRNPSAADGQFGRLIFGFAVTEALGIFSLLVALLLLFAV, via the coding sequence ATGGAAGCTGAAGCAGCGAAGTTCATCGGCGCCGGTATCGCCACCCTCGGCATGGGCGGTGCGGGCATCGGCCTCGGCCACATTTTCGGCAACTACCTCGCCGGCGCGCTGCGCAATCCGTCGGCCGCCGACGGCCAGTTCGGCCGCCTGATTTTCGGCTTCGCCGTGACGGAAGCGCTGGGCATCTTCTCGCTGCTCGTCGCGCTTCTGCTCCTGTTCGCGGTCTGA
- a CDS encoding F0F1 ATP synthase subunit A: MANDPIHQFHITNLIPIEIGGYDFSFTNSSLFMVATVVTAGAFLYLTTASRGQVPSRMQSVSELSYEFVANMLRESAGTGGMRFFPLVFSLFMFILTANMLGMFPYFFTVTSQIIVTFALAMLVISTVVIYGFWKHGLKFLGVFVPQGVPAILVPLVVVIEVISFLSRPISHSVRLFAVMLAGHIALKVFAGFIVSLSGFGLLGIGGAIMPLLMVIALTGLEFLMSFIQAYVFTILTCMYLNDALHPSH, from the coding sequence TTGGCCAACGATCCGATCCACCAGTTTCACATCACGAACTTGATTCCGATCGAGATCGGCGGCTACGATTTCTCGTTCACCAATTCGTCGCTGTTCATGGTGGCCACGGTCGTCACCGCCGGCGCCTTCCTCTACCTGACGACGGCAAGCCGCGGCCAGGTGCCGAGCCGGATGCAGTCGGTCTCGGAGCTCTCCTACGAATTCGTCGCCAACATGCTGCGCGAATCGGCCGGAACCGGGGGCATGCGGTTCTTCCCGCTGGTGTTCTCGCTGTTCATGTTCATCCTGACGGCCAACATGCTCGGCATGTTTCCGTATTTCTTCACGGTGACCAGCCAGATCATCGTCACCTTCGCCCTCGCGATGCTGGTCATCAGCACGGTGGTGATCTATGGCTTCTGGAAGCACGGGCTGAAGTTCCTCGGCGTGTTCGTGCCGCAGGGCGTGCCGGCCATTCTTGTGCCGCTGGTGGTGGTGATCGAGGTCATCTCGTTCCTGTCGCGTCCGATCAGCCATTCGGTCCGTCTGTTTGCCGTCATGCTGGCTGGCCATATTGCGCTGAAGGTGTTCGCCGGCTTTATCGTCTCGCTCAGCGGCTTCGGCCTGCTCGGCATCGGCGGGGCGATCATGCCGCTGCTGATGGTCATCGCGCTGACCGGCCTCGAATTCCTCATGTCGTTCATCCAGGCCTATGTCTTCACCATCCTGACCTGCATGTATCTCAACGACGCCCTGCACCCCTCGCACTAG
- a CDS encoding AtpZ/AtpI family protein, with amino-acid sequence MAGSKKPGEPGKPSPETAYRPDGGNRDDLERRGRELNEALAAKLPASRAENESGRPGSGGLQGFGQALKLSSEFVAGIAVGAGLGWLIDKVAGTSPWGLIVFLLLGFAAGVLNVLRSAGLVAEPKSGISRSDPGRRDGK; translated from the coding sequence ATGGCCGGCTCGAAAAAGCCGGGCGAACCGGGAAAACCTTCGCCCGAGACAGCGTACAGGCCGGACGGGGGCAATCGGGACGATCTCGAGCGCCGCGGTCGTGAGCTGAACGAGGCCCTGGCGGCGAAGCTGCCGGCCTCGCGGGCGGAGAACGAAAGCGGCAGACCCGGCTCGGGCGGTCTGCAAGGCTTCGGGCAGGCGCTCAAGCTGTCGAGTGAGTTCGTCGCCGGCATTGCGGTGGGAGCGGGTCTCGGCTGGCTGATCGACAAGGTGGCGGGAACGTCGCCCTGGGGCCTGATCGTCTTCCTGCTTCTCGGCTTCGCGGCCGGCGTGCTCAACGTCCTGCGCTCGGCAGGGCTGGTCGCCGAGCCGAAGTCTGGAATTTCACGCTCCGATCCGGGGCGACGGGACGGCAAATGA
- a CDS encoding cell wall hydrolase gives MRSSAAPIVIGLGILLGSPTPAAFQDMASFVSGTERSAARWSGFVEKSVAGSVHSAEMPFVDSMTTASVSGSGLVAPGLGAVALRGKAEASETPDETRINRAEKRGRIVNVVPVAPPKSFNAGSVFQRTSMIKTPESQPGMAMAFARPQIKGKEIEIAAAFHVREDGTDASGVPAFLASLVTNDKPDILAAAYAPPAPDYARASPFASLLGDEEDAGGRFIPPVSEGDHAWMSKPLPEHVFTAAEQKCLAEGIYFEARGEDVKGQAAVAQVILNRVRNPAYPSTICGVVYQNEVWRNRCQFSFACDGTRPRVRSQQHYRMAQEVAMAVTAGKVFIPEVGSATHYHATYVNPRWARTMEKMKKIGLHIFYRTHGGGWS, from the coding sequence ATGCGTTCTTCCGCCGCTCCCATCGTCATCGGCCTCGGCATTCTGCTCGGCTCGCCCACTCCGGCGGCGTTCCAGGACATGGCCAGCTTCGTTTCCGGCACGGAAAGGAGCGCGGCGCGGTGGAGCGGCTTCGTCGAGAAGTCGGTGGCCGGCTCGGTCCACAGCGCCGAGATGCCGTTCGTCGATTCCATGACCACGGCCTCGGTGTCGGGCAGCGGGCTCGTCGCCCCCGGCCTCGGCGCCGTCGCGCTGCGCGGCAAGGCCGAGGCCAGCGAGACGCCCGACGAAACCCGCATCAACCGCGCCGAGAAGCGCGGCCGCATCGTCAACGTCGTTCCCGTCGCGCCGCCCAAATCGTTCAATGCCGGCTCGGTGTTCCAGCGCACCAGCATGATCAAGACCCCCGAAAGCCAGCCGGGCATGGCGATGGCTTTCGCCCGGCCGCAGATCAAGGGCAAGGAAATCGAGATCGCCGCTGCCTTCCACGTCCGCGAGGACGGGACGGACGCCTCCGGCGTTCCCGCTTTCCTTGCCTCGCTCGTCACCAACGACAAGCCCGACATCCTCGCCGCGGCCTATGCGCCGCCGGCCCCCGATTATGCGCGCGCCTCGCCCTTCGCCAGCCTGCTCGGCGACGAGGAGGATGCGGGCGGCCGGTTCATTCCGCCGGTGAGCGAGGGCGACCATGCCTGGATGAGCAAGCCACTGCCCGAGCACGTCTTCACCGCCGCCGAGCAGAAGTGCCTAGCCGAAGGCATCTATTTCGAGGCGCGCGGCGAGGACGTGAAGGGCCAGGCCGCCGTCGCCCAGGTCATCCTCAACCGGGTGCGCAACCCGGCCTATCCCTCGACCATCTGCGGCGTCGTCTACCAGAACGAAGTCTGGCGCAACCGCTGCCAGTTCTCCTTCGCCTGCGACGGCACGCGCCCGCGCGTGCGCAGCCAGCAGCACTACCGCATGGCGCAGGAAGTCGCGATGGCGGTGACGGCGGGCAAGGTGTTCATTCCCGAGGTCGGCTCGGCGACGCATTACCATGCGACCTACGTCAACCCGCGCTGGGCGCGCACGATGGAAAAGATGAAGAAGATTGGCCTCCACATCTTCTACCGGACGCATGGCGGCGGCTGGAGCTGA
- a CDS encoding ribonuclease HII: MSRARPDSPLLFDLPIRPDFSLEKAARRDGFWPVAGTDEAGRGPLAGPVAAAAVILDPDDIPEGLDDSKRLDAAARESAFADILARARAVSFASLCAGSIDAGDIRKASLEAMRRAVACLSARPLMVLADGRDVPPGLACEGRAVVKGDARSLSIAAASIVAKVMRDRMMAHAGGCDGRYGFEIHMGYATARHRSAIGEHGPAPRLHRLSFAPFRR, from the coding sequence ATGTCTCGCGCGCGTCCCGATTCTCCCCTTCTTTTCGACCTCCCGATCAGGCCCGACTTTTCCCTGGAGAAGGCGGCCCGGCGGGACGGGTTCTGGCCGGTGGCCGGCACCGACGAAGCCGGGCGCGGACCGCTCGCCGGGCCGGTGGCGGCGGCGGCTGTCATTCTCGACCCCGACGACATCCCCGAGGGGCTCGACGATTCCAAGCGCCTCGACGCCGCGGCACGCGAGTCGGCGTTCGCCGACATCCTCGCCCGCGCGAGGGCGGTTTCCTTCGCCTCGCTGTGCGCCGGCTCCATCGACGCCGGCGACATCCGCAAGGCGAGCCTCGAGGCCATGCGCCGGGCCGTGGCATGCCTGTCGGCACGGCCGCTGATGGTGCTCGCCGACGGCCGCGACGTGCCGCCCGGCCTTGCCTGCGAGGGTCGCGCCGTCGTCAAGGGCGATGCCCGCTCGCTCTCCATCGCCGCCGCCTCGATCGTCGCCAAGGTGATGCGCGACCGCATGATGGCGCATGCCGGCGGCTGCGACGGCCGCTACGGCTTCGAGATCCACATGGGCTACGCCACCGCCCGCCACCGTTCCGCCATCGGCGAGCACGGCCCGGCGCCGCGCCTTCACCGTCTCTCCTTCGCCCCATTCCGTAGATAG
- a CDS encoding PA0069 family radical SAM protein gives MEPIRQADMAAFSGGGAALANAMVEESGVRVDFERRRGRGAGVNPSGRYEPTSRHVFDDGWNNLEELPAFKTEVQVERPRTIITRNDSPDIGFDRSINPYRGCEHGCIYCFARPTHAYMGLSPGLDFESRLFAKPDAPRLLERELARPGYEARTIAIGTNTDPYQPIERQWRIMRELLEVLEAHNHPVGIVTKSALVTRDIDILSRMAEKRLAKVALSVTTLDPALARTMEPRASTPPKRLEAIQALSEAGIPVSVLVSPIVPAVNDQEIERILDSGHAAGAREAGYIILRLPLEVSAVFKDWLLRNYPDRYRHVMSLIRSMRGGKDYDAEWGKRMKGTGPYAWQIGRRFEIAAKRLGLNVERRRLRNDLFKPVARAGEQLMLF, from the coding sequence ATGGAACCGATCAGACAGGCCGACATGGCCGCTTTTTCCGGCGGCGGCGCGGCGCTCGCCAACGCCATGGTCGAGGAAAGCGGCGTGCGCGTCGATTTCGAGCGCCGCCGCGGGCGCGGCGCGGGCGTCAACCCGTCCGGCCGCTACGAGCCGACCTCGCGCCATGTGTTCGACGACGGCTGGAACAATCTCGAGGAGCTGCCGGCCTTCAAGACCGAGGTGCAGGTGGAGCGCCCGCGCACCATCATCACCCGCAACGATTCGCCCGACATCGGCTTCGACCGCTCGATCAACCCCTATCGCGGCTGCGAGCATGGCTGCATCTACTGCTTCGCGCGGCCGACCCACGCCTATATGGGCCTGTCGCCGGGGCTGGATTTCGAATCGCGGCTGTTCGCCAAGCCGGACGCGCCGCGCCTCCTGGAGCGCGAGCTGGCCAGGCCCGGCTACGAGGCCCGCACCATCGCCATCGGCACCAACACCGACCCCTATCAGCCGATCGAGCGGCAATGGCGCATCATGCGCGAGCTCCTCGAAGTGCTGGAGGCGCACAACCACCCGGTCGGCATCGTCACCAAATCGGCGCTGGTGACGCGCGACATCGACATCTTGTCGCGCATGGCCGAGAAGCGCCTCGCCAAGGTGGCGCTGTCGGTCACCACGCTCGACCCGGCGCTAGCGCGCACCATGGAGCCGCGCGCCTCGACGCCGCCGAAGCGGCTGGAGGCGATCCAGGCCCTCAGCGAGGCCGGCATCCCCGTCTCGGTGCTGGTGTCGCCCATCGTTCCGGCGGTCAACGATCAGGAGATCGAGCGCATCCTCGATTCGGGCCATGCCGCCGGCGCGCGCGAGGCGGGCTACATCATCCTGCGGCTGCCGCTGGAGGTGAGCGCCGTCTTCAAGGACTGGCTGCTGCGCAACTATCCCGACCGCTACCGCCACGTCATGTCGCTGATCCGCTCCATGCGCGGCGGCAAGGACTACGACGCGGAATGGGGCAAGCGGATGAAGGGCACCGGCCCCTATGCCTGGCAGATCGGCCGCCGCTTCGAGATCGCAGCCAAGCGCCTCGGCCTCAATGTCGAGCGCCGGCGGCTGCGCAACGATCTGTTCAAGCCGGTCGCCCGGGCGGGCGAGCAGCTGATGCTGTTCTAG